From the Manihot esculenta cultivar AM560-2 chromosome 3, M.esculenta_v8, whole genome shotgun sequence genome, one window contains:
- the LOC110611596 gene encoding TIR-only protein, whose protein sequence is MRNRAIKPCDVFINHRGIDTKRTVVTLLYDHLSRLNLRPFLDNKNMKPGDKLFENINRAIKQCKIGVTVFSPRYCESYFCLHELALIMESKKKVIPIFCDIKPSQLRIANKGVCSEEEIQKFNWALEEAKYTVGLTFNSLKGNWSEVITSASDIVIKSLIEMENEKQNAEIRKIPMPAQNIIATPTY, encoded by the exons ATGAGGAATCGTGCTATTAAACCCTGTGATGTGTTCATTAACCACAGAGGCATCGACACGAAACGCACCGTAGTTACGTTGCTATATGATCATCTTTCTCGGTTAAACCTACGTCCATTCTTGGATAACAAGAACATGAAACCAGGAGATAAGTTGTTTGAGAACATCAACAGAGCAATCAAGCAATGTAAGATTGGTGTAACTGTGTTCTCTCCTCGTTATTGTGAGTCGTATTTTTGCCTTCATGAGCTAGCTCTCATAATGGAGTCCAAGAAAAAGGTGATTCCTATCTTCTGTGATATTAAACCCTCGCAGCTTCGCATTGCAAACAAGGGAGTGTGTTCTGAAGAGGAGATACAGAAGTTTAATTGGGCTCTTGAAGAGGCTAAGTACACCGTAGGCCTCACGTTCAACTCCTTAAAAGG GAACTGGTCGGAAGTGATAACAAGTGCGTCGGATATTGTCATCAAAAGTTTAATTGAAATGGAGAATGAGAAGCAAAATGCAGAGATCAGAAAAATTCCGATGCCTGCTCAGAACATCATAGCCACTCCAACATACTAA
- the LOC110610589 gene encoding beta-glucosidase 18 isoform X3, with the protein MQSLGVNAYRFSISWSRILPRGRFGEVNTRGITFYNNLIDNLLLRGIEPFLTIHHNDIPQELEDRYGSWLSPLMQEDFVYFAEICFKSFGHKIKYWTTLNEPNLFADMAYIRGRYPPGHCSPPFGNCSSGNSDVEPLVAMHNMILAHAKAVKLYRQNFQSKQGGLISIVANAMMYEAFRENEDDRKAVSRALAFQVAWMLDPIVYGDYPPEMRHYLGSTLPRFSQEEISIVKESIDLIAINHYTTLYAKDCINSACIPGSDRPVKGFVYTTGERDGVLIGDPTANPDFFVVPRGMEKLINYVKERYNNMPMIVTENGFAPAPQQKQQDQQDLLQDSERINFHRSYLAALAKAIRNGADVRGYFVWSMMDNFEWADGYSSQYGLYYVDRRTLERIPKLSAKWYKNFLAVDASRNSKNITSIVSEIAKVEI; encoded by the exons ATGCAGTCTCTAGGGGTAAATGCATACAGGTTCTCAATCTCATGGAGCAGAATTTTGCCAA GGGGAAGATTTGGTGAAGTGAACACAAGAGGGATCACTTTCTACAATAATCTTATAGACAATCTCTTACTTAGGG GAATTGAGCCATTCCTGACAATACATCACAATGATATCCCACAAGAGTTGGAGGACAGATATGGATCATGGCTTAGTCCTCTTATGCA GGAAGATTTTGTATACTTTGCAGAAATTTGTTTCAAGAGCTTTGGACATAAAATTAAGTACTGGACAACCTTAAACGAACCGAACTTATTTGCAGACATGGCCTATATAAGAGGACGGTACCCGCCAGGACACTGTTCACCACCTTTTGGCAACTGTTCCAGTGGCAATTCTGATGTAGAGCCTCTCGTTGCCATGCATAATATGATATTGGCTCATGCTAAGGCGGTGAAGCTGTACCGCCAAAATTTCCAG AGTAAGCAAGGTGGGCTGATTAGTATCGTGGCAAATGCAATGATGTATGAAGCGTTTAGAGAGAATGAAGATGATCGGAAAGCTGTAAGCAGGGCACTGGCATTTCAAGTGGCCTG GATGTTAGATCCAATTGTCTACGGTGATTATCCTCCTGAAATGCGTCATTATCTTGGAAGTACACTGCCAAGGTTTTCTCAGGAAGAGATCAGCAttgtaaaagaaagcatagatttaATTGCCATTAACCATTATACAACGTTATATGCCAAGGACTGCATAAATTCTGCTTGCATCCCCGGCTCAGACCGTCCAGTCAAAGGCTTTGTTTACACCACAGGAGAAAGAGATGGTGTTCTGATCGGAGACCCG ACTGCAAATCCAGATttctttgtagttccaagaggaATGGAAAAGTTGATCAACTATGTGAAGGAAAGATACAATAACATGCCAATGATTGTGACAGAAAATG GATTTGCGCCTGCTCCACAGCAGAAGCAACAAGATCAGCAGGACTTGCTGCAGGATTCTGAAAGAATCAACTTTCATAGATCCTACCTTGCAGCTCTGGCTAAAGCCATAAG AAATGGAGCTGATGTTCGTGGGTATTTTGTGTGGAGCATGATGGACAACTTCGAATGGGCCGATGGTTACAGCTCGCAATATGGGCTTTACTATGTTGATCGCCGAACACTTGAGCGCATACCAAAGCTTTCTGCTAAGTGGTATAAAAATTTCCTCGCAGTTGATGCGTCTAGAAATAGCAAAAATATCACAAGTATTGTATCAGAAATTGCAAAAGTAGAAATATAA
- the LOC110610589 gene encoding beta-glucosidase 18 isoform X1, which translates to MQINMQLKISQLLSFFFFFFFSFVLLLHPYLAETTNEHEEEEVRRSQFPDGFLFGTSTSAYQIEGAYLEDGKSLNNWDVFTHIPGNIKNNDNGDIADDHYHQFLEDIELMQSLGVNAYRFSISWSRILPRGRFGEVNTRGITFYNNLIDNLLLRGIEPFLTIHHNDIPQELEDRYGSWLSPLMQEDFVYFAEICFKSFGHKIKYWTTLNEPNLFADMAYIRGRYPPGHCSPPFGNCSSGNSDVEPLVAMHNMILAHAKAVKLYRQNFQSKQGGLISIVANAMMYEAFRENEDDRKAVSRALAFQVAWMLDPIVYGDYPPEMRHYLGSTLPRFSQEEISIVKESIDLIAINHYTTLYAKDCINSACIPGSDRPVKGFVYTTGERDGVLIGDPTANPDFFVVPRGMEKLINYVKERYNNMPMIVTENGFAPAPQQKQQDQQDLLQDSERINFHRSYLAALAKAIRNGADVRGYFVWSMMDNFEWADGYSSQYGLYYVDRRTLERIPKLSAKWYKNFLAVDASRNSKNITSIVSEIAKVEI; encoded by the exons ATGCAAATCAATATGCAACTCAAAATCTCTCAGCTCttatctttcttcttcttcttcttcttctcttttgtacTCCTTCTGCATCCTTATTTAGCTGAAACAACTAACGaacatgaagaagaagaagtcagAAGATCTCAATTCCCAGATGGCTTCCTCTTTGGAACAAGCACTTCAGCTTATCAA ATTGAAGGAGCTTACCTTGAAGATGGCAAGAGTCTCAACAACTGGGATGTTTTCACTCATATTCCAG GCAACATAAAGAATAATGATAATGGAGACATAGCAGACGATCATTACCATCAATTCTTG GAAGATATTGAGTTGATGCAGTCTCTAGGGGTAAATGCATACAGGTTCTCAATCTCATGGAGCAGAATTTTGCCAA GGGGAAGATTTGGTGAAGTGAACACAAGAGGGATCACTTTCTACAATAATCTTATAGACAATCTCTTACTTAGGG GAATTGAGCCATTCCTGACAATACATCACAATGATATCCCACAAGAGTTGGAGGACAGATATGGATCATGGCTTAGTCCTCTTATGCA GGAAGATTTTGTATACTTTGCAGAAATTTGTTTCAAGAGCTTTGGACATAAAATTAAGTACTGGACAACCTTAAACGAACCGAACTTATTTGCAGACATGGCCTATATAAGAGGACGGTACCCGCCAGGACACTGTTCACCACCTTTTGGCAACTGTTCCAGTGGCAATTCTGATGTAGAGCCTCTCGTTGCCATGCATAATATGATATTGGCTCATGCTAAGGCGGTGAAGCTGTACCGCCAAAATTTCCAG AGTAAGCAAGGTGGGCTGATTAGTATCGTGGCAAATGCAATGATGTATGAAGCGTTTAGAGAGAATGAAGATGATCGGAAAGCTGTAAGCAGGGCACTGGCATTTCAAGTGGCCTG GATGTTAGATCCAATTGTCTACGGTGATTATCCTCCTGAAATGCGTCATTATCTTGGAAGTACACTGCCAAGGTTTTCTCAGGAAGAGATCAGCAttgtaaaagaaagcatagatttaATTGCCATTAACCATTATACAACGTTATATGCCAAGGACTGCATAAATTCTGCTTGCATCCCCGGCTCAGACCGTCCAGTCAAAGGCTTTGTTTACACCACAGGAGAAAGAGATGGTGTTCTGATCGGAGACCCG ACTGCAAATCCAGATttctttgtagttccaagaggaATGGAAAAGTTGATCAACTATGTGAAGGAAAGATACAATAACATGCCAATGATTGTGACAGAAAATG GATTTGCGCCTGCTCCACAGCAGAAGCAACAAGATCAGCAGGACTTGCTGCAGGATTCTGAAAGAATCAACTTTCATAGATCCTACCTTGCAGCTCTGGCTAAAGCCATAAG AAATGGAGCTGATGTTCGTGGGTATTTTGTGTGGAGCATGATGGACAACTTCGAATGGGCCGATGGTTACAGCTCGCAATATGGGCTTTACTATGTTGATCGCCGAACACTTGAGCGCATACCAAAGCTTTCTGCTAAGTGGTATAAAAATTTCCTCGCAGTTGATGCGTCTAGAAATAGCAAAAATATCACAAGTATTGTATCAGAAATTGCAAAAGTAGAAATATAA
- the LOC110610589 gene encoding beta-glucosidase 18 isoform X2, whose amino-acid sequence MQINMQLKISQLLSFFFFFFFSFVLLLHPYLAETTNEHEEEEVRRSQFPDGFLFGTSTSAYQIEGAYLEDGKSLNNWDVFTHIPGNIKNNDNGDIADDHYHQFLEDIELMQSLGVNAYRFSISWSRILPRGRFGEVNTRGITFYNNLIDNLLLRGIEPFLTIHHNDIPQELEDRYGSWLSPLMQEDFVYFAEICFKSFGHKIKYWTTLNEPNLFADMAYIRGRYPPGHCSPPFGNCSSGNSDVEPLVAMHNMILAHAKAVKLYRQNFQSKQGGLISIVANAMMYEAFRENEDDRKAVSRALAFQVAWMLDPIVYGDYPPEMRHYLGSTLPRFSQEEISIVKESIDLIAINHYTTLYAKDCINSACIPGSDRPVKGFVYTTGERDGVLIGDPTANPDFFVVPRGMEKLINYVKERYNNMPMIVTENGFAPAPQQKQQDQQDLLQDSERINFHRSYLAALAKAIRITEMELMFVGILCGA is encoded by the exons ATGCAAATCAATATGCAACTCAAAATCTCTCAGCTCttatctttcttcttcttcttcttcttctcttttgtacTCCTTCTGCATCCTTATTTAGCTGAAACAACTAACGaacatgaagaagaagaagtcagAAGATCTCAATTCCCAGATGGCTTCCTCTTTGGAACAAGCACTTCAGCTTATCAA ATTGAAGGAGCTTACCTTGAAGATGGCAAGAGTCTCAACAACTGGGATGTTTTCACTCATATTCCAG GCAACATAAAGAATAATGATAATGGAGACATAGCAGACGATCATTACCATCAATTCTTG GAAGATATTGAGTTGATGCAGTCTCTAGGGGTAAATGCATACAGGTTCTCAATCTCATGGAGCAGAATTTTGCCAA GGGGAAGATTTGGTGAAGTGAACACAAGAGGGATCACTTTCTACAATAATCTTATAGACAATCTCTTACTTAGGG GAATTGAGCCATTCCTGACAATACATCACAATGATATCCCACAAGAGTTGGAGGACAGATATGGATCATGGCTTAGTCCTCTTATGCA GGAAGATTTTGTATACTTTGCAGAAATTTGTTTCAAGAGCTTTGGACATAAAATTAAGTACTGGACAACCTTAAACGAACCGAACTTATTTGCAGACATGGCCTATATAAGAGGACGGTACCCGCCAGGACACTGTTCACCACCTTTTGGCAACTGTTCCAGTGGCAATTCTGATGTAGAGCCTCTCGTTGCCATGCATAATATGATATTGGCTCATGCTAAGGCGGTGAAGCTGTACCGCCAAAATTTCCAG AGTAAGCAAGGTGGGCTGATTAGTATCGTGGCAAATGCAATGATGTATGAAGCGTTTAGAGAGAATGAAGATGATCGGAAAGCTGTAAGCAGGGCACTGGCATTTCAAGTGGCCTG GATGTTAGATCCAATTGTCTACGGTGATTATCCTCCTGAAATGCGTCATTATCTTGGAAGTACACTGCCAAGGTTTTCTCAGGAAGAGATCAGCAttgtaaaagaaagcatagatttaATTGCCATTAACCATTATACAACGTTATATGCCAAGGACTGCATAAATTCTGCTTGCATCCCCGGCTCAGACCGTCCAGTCAAAGGCTTTGTTTACACCACAGGAGAAAGAGATGGTGTTCTGATCGGAGACCCG ACTGCAAATCCAGATttctttgtagttccaagaggaATGGAAAAGTTGATCAACTATGTGAAGGAAAGATACAATAACATGCCAATGATTGTGACAGAAAATG GATTTGCGCCTGCTCCACAGCAGAAGCAACAAGATCAGCAGGACTTGCTGCAGGATTCTGAAAGAATCAACTTTCATAGATCCTACCTTGCAGCTCTGGCTAAAGCCATAAG AATCACAGAAATGGAGCTGATGTTCGTGGGTATTTTGTGTGGAGCATGA